Below is a genomic region from Anoplopoma fimbria isolate UVic2021 breed Golden Eagle Sablefish chromosome 20, Afim_UVic_2022, whole genome shotgun sequence.
TGCAGGTGGGTTGGCACTTGGCTGCAGTTTGGTGCTCTCTCAGTGGAAGGTGTTTATGAGGAGAATAGACTGGTGTATTAGAGAGCACATCAAACATATTAGACATGACACTTAAAGGGCTCTCTGAGCTTTATCCACCTGGCCCTCATTTAATCAGCGAGGTACTCGGCAAGCTGATGTGACTAAGTATTTAAATCAGGCATTTATTGTTGTCCTTTCTCCATACAGCACATCCATTATTTCAGAAATAAAGGAGGTGAATGGTTCTTTATCAAGTAAGACACCAGTGACTTTGCGAAAATGTATCAGAAAACATAGTGTTTCATATTGCTGTACATCATTTTTCTACTCCTTAAGCTGCTTGTGATCGAAGGAGTCACTGGAGGAATAGGAGAAATAGTAACCACAAGGACACATCCTTTCTATTTCAAACCTGACAATGTTCATTACTTGGCTCAGCAGAAGTATTTATGTTGACAGATTTGTATAGAGGTCAACTGATAGGGAGTGATATTTTGAttgtattgaaataaaaaatgtatatatattctgtttatAATGTGATGTTGAAATGTTATAGTTCGTATGTACTTTTCCTGGAAAGACTGTGCTGATGCTCTAGAATAGAGTTCTCCTATGACTGTCAGAGGAAACGACAGCACCAAACTGCTGTCAAATTTAACAAGTGCTCTTCAAAGAAAATAGTTACCATCAAAGTAATCTTACCATTTAGGGACTGAAAGCTTTTTGTGCACTCTATCAACCAACAATTGGAAATCTATGGGTTTGAGCGATTTACTGCCCTATCTTGTATGATTTGGTGTAATTTGGAACTATGCTTCCTGCTTTTGCCAAAATGGTTTAGTTATTGTCTTAATACAACTGTGTGTCAGTCAGTAGTGTTAAAAGGGGAGTCATTGTTTTGCATTCATGTAGATTTCTTATATGAGATGGAATCGTAGGAGGATGCAAAATCAAAAGGTTTATATTTATGAGACTTATCAATTGCAAATGTGATAACAAGAAATACATCTACACTTTCTTTAATCAGTTTCAGAAGAGGATTATATATTTGAGATTAATTATCCGTACTTAAATTAATTAAGGTTTTTGTTTCTTCATGCAGACCCCTCTGCAATTCtctacaaactgaaacattatCTTCCCAAACATATTTTAActtaatgtgaaaacaacagACCGTCATCGGTCATTTGAAGTTACACATCATTGGTTTTATTGAGACTTGTCATGCTGGCTGTGACTCTTAAGTGGACATTCTAAATGAATAGAGGTCTGTTTCCATTTGTGCCGATActaaaagttgtttttgaaCAGAAGTGAAATTTGCTGTAATGAAGGGTACTCTTTTCTGCCCTTCAAACATGTCACGGTTTTCTCGTGTATTTAATgtataaacaaaatgattaagGATAAATTAACTACAATTTAAATTCATATGAATAAATTATGTGCACATCCATGAGTTTATGCACAATTAAACTCATTGTTTAATTTGTGGTAATTTAGGAATAATTACATTCTCAACGCACATGTTGACTTCAGcagtacatttttaataaaacatttttcaatatatCAAAAAAACACTACATGTATTCCTTAAAGTCAAATAATTCTGTGACGACTACTTGTTTTAGTCTTTTCactttaatgtttcacaaaagTTTCTCCATTTGTTAACTGCTTTGACTCTTAGGCCGTTCTAAACTAATGAGGAGAACATAGTTCTCAGGAGTACCCTGAAGTGAATGAAATGaccctccctctttttctgacacacacacagtataaaaCACAGGCAATGTTGGGAATCTGAAAGAGGAGCCTTGAACAGCGAGAAAATCAACTACAGCAGAATTTGCATTGTGTTGCATTATAATGTAagcatttactttatttaacacctttttattaaaagacaCACTTTTTGATTAAATGTCAGTATTGGATTAGGCAGCTTTCATAGTGGAGTATCAATCCAGTATGGAGCTTCTACTTCAGATTCTTGCATTGCACCATTGTTGaataatacttttttgtattttgactGTGATCCAGGATTCGCTCCAGTGCTGTGATGTCGCGGAGTATTCTGGCTCTCTGCCTCTTGGCTTGTTTTCACTCTGGCACAAGCGCATATCCAGTCAAACCTGCCAGTCCCCGGGAAGGCGCACCACCTGAGGAGCTCGCCAAATATTATTCTGCATTGAGACACTACATCAATCTCATTACAAGACAGAGGTTAGTTCTTCAATTTCTAAAACATACTGTaagttcaaatattttttgaaagcacATGCAAAGAAGTATTGATTTGTTgttgtgctctttttttatgcATAGGTACGGGAAAAGAGACACCCCAGATACTGTATTTTCTGATGTGTTTATGACGGAGAGCGCAGAGAGTATTCCAGGATCAAACTACGTCAGGTAAATTATTTCAAAAGGCTGCTTTTTATTCATTCTATattgcttttaattatttatttattttctaatttgtGTTGTCTATGTTGGATATATGCAATATAATGTATGATATTGCATGACAGAATATGTGAGATGAAAtaccaaaaaatacaaacaaacttcAATACAATGTATGGTGTAATTCAATTTAACAGTCATGCAAAAAATACATTCTTGTGTAGCTTCAGTTAATGTTCACACTTTGTCATAAAAGTGTTGAATTTTAAGGTTAGTGGTGGATGGGACTGGATTGGAAAATGATTAATGTTTTACTACACTTACTTCCTCTTGAATGTGAATAGGGACGGGGAACTTAACTTGAAATTATGCTAAATACTTATCTTGCTTGTCTTGTAGGTATGATGGTCTGCCACTGTGGTGAAGCTGTCATATTCGGGATAACTGTCACATAACTGCTGCAATATCTTTAACTGACATAAAATGAACTTGTACTGCATGGAATAAACATTGTGTAATGCAACTACTTTGGTCTGTAATGTTGTCAGTGctacattaaaacatgttattgACGTGTTAACCCAGTGTCTCACAAACATCCAGCAGTACAGTACTACTTTGCATGTGAGAAGTGTAGtaatattttgaacacaatataatatttgtttcattCACTGATGGAGTAACAGTGCTCTCTACTGGTGAACAGGCACCTaatattttgagtatttttcaaGTTAGGCAAATATCTTATACTTCATGTCTGCTGCTTGTGTTCTTTTTGAGGAGAGTTAAATAGAAATTAGCTGTAACTTGAGTGAACCACAGGGTTGCATTTATAGTACTTTGTTATATTAAACCAGCTCAGATGTACCTCCATCTTGCCTGATAACAGATTAACACTTTAATCCAATCAAGTGACCTGGATACATCAAAAGGGAATCACGAGACTCTGTTATGACACCTGGTCCAAGCTTCATGGCTCTCTGTGACTACGAAAGCGCCAAAGCAGCTTCTGTGCAGCTGTAACTAGATTTAGTGAGTGGGATGGTGCTTCATGTTGATGGGTGGTgcaaattagattatttttagCCAGATGTGGGGATGGAATATCTCAGCTGCCATTAATGGAGGCAAGATCAGATACAGTAATTCTTCCTAATGGGGTAAGTGTTTCATCAAAGTCAAATTCTTAGATATGTTGTCAGTAGACAATGATATGGTGCATGATGTTTTGCCAGAGTAAGAAGAGGTTGTCATTACTGTTATACTACTCAACAGTAAACTCTCTAAATGTATATCTACTTTggcacattttaaaattcagAACTAGAGATACTAAGTCATGGTAGCTGGTCAAACTGAGCAAAGTCGAAGGGCTATTGTTTTGAATGAATGGTGACCAAATAGTTGCATTGAGCTGaatattaaatcaaaagtaaagTTGTTTCACATCTATGCTTAGGGGCCATTGCATTTGATTGGGCAAAACAATATTTGCATAAACTATAGATGCAATTCACCTCCACACACATGCTTTCAGCTACCTGTATTTGCTGGAGGTTAAAGGTCACAGTGCTGAGCAGgacttcactgtgtgtgtgtgtgtgtgtgtgtgtgtgtgtgtgtgtgtgtgtgtgtggatgagctGAGGGAAGCAGCAGCAACTTAACCAACCTGAATGTTGCGCAAGTTGTCTGCGAATTAGAAACCTGTGGAATGGAGAACAGCGTGGACGAGTGACACTGGTTCAGTTAGGTAACgtatcattcattcattcattcattcattcattcattcattcattcatttgaccAGGAACTGGAGCCTCTAGTTAGGAGCAGCttaacgctagctagctagccacaTGCTAGCACACATGCTATCACAGTTAGCAACGTGGACGTCCAGCTAGTTGTACCTTACGGCTAATTAACCAGAAACACGTGGACCGGCTCAGTGAAGAACAGGTTCATCTCGCTGCCTGCTCCTGTGTGGTAACATACATGTGTGTCTGAACTGTAGTCACATGTGAGTGTTTGCTATGAGTCGTTAGCATTGCTAGCTACATGAGCTACATGTAGTCAGCGCACATGAGAGCCTGACAGCAGCTAACTGAGCTTTAACATgtagcagacagcagcaggtcGGTGGGCATGAAGGTTAACATGATCATTAACATGATCAGTGTTAAGGTACCGACATGTGAAGTGCTCACACGTGTTCCAGTTAGCTTCACTGCAGGTTTAAATCACTGCAACACGTTTCTGGAAGACTGACTTTGGTTCTGCTCCGACTGTGagttactttatatatatatattcaataaatacacatactatacaactacacagacaataaatacacatactatacaactacacagacaataaatacacatactatacaactacacagacaataaatacacatactatacaactacacagacaataaatacacatactatacaactacacagacaataaatacacatactatacaactacacagacacagacaataaatacacatactatactatacatactatacaactacacagacaataaatacacatactatacaacaaaataaagatagaatgtCCTTCCATGACATCAGACATATCTCCCCTTGTGTGAGCGTAAATGCCCCCATGGACATAACTACTATAGATGGTGAATGTCTCTAAACGGGTGATTCATCAAGACTGGCTCCTAACTTATATGAATTGTGAATTAGCTCAAAGTGTGTGACTGTTTAGGAGTACAATACACTTTACTGAGGTATCTGACCTCTCAGTTCTCACAACAATAGAGATCTTTGCTGCTCAGTGTTTAAATGTAGTCAAAATAGTGGTTTAATGTGCTATTAGTGTATTTTAACACCCTCTGCAGTAATACATGGATATAGTTAGTTTAGGGTCCAGACATATTGGATCCTATTTTGAGGTTTTATGGTGGAGAATTGTAGCAAACTCCAAAATGTTTATGGCTGTAAACAAGTCTGatttgaccattttttttgGAAAGGGCCAGGCACAGTGGTTGCTTTCATTTCAACCCTATGTGAACATACGTCAACAACTACTAAAACAATCTTCATTGTAATTCAGTGAAATGGAGCCTCCAATATGTGTCTCATGAAATGAAAGGCTTCctttttgtgatatttgatcTTTTTAAATCTGCAGAAGACAAGTAATATTCCCAGTCTTACTCTTTCTGAGCTGAGCTTTATCTGACTGTGTGGCAGTTAATGAGCTTCTGTAAAGAGATATAGGTCATGTGATTAACTTAGCCAATCACAAAGGCTGCATTTACAATACTACTAAATGAACAGGAGAAGTCTGGGCAAAGAAGGCAACCCAGGGGTAGAGAGGACCTTACTTACCAGCACGAGCTGCTTTTATCACCTAGGTGGGTTTTTAAGGTTGTCTCTTGAAATTTGACCGTATAAgaagaataatatatatatttttttccattgtcTCTTCAGTCCAGAGTTACCAGATGagtcttttgtaaaaaaacGTGGGGCTCCGTGTCGGGTGATGCACTGATGATTTGAACACAGTTTGGTGGTGAGTTTGTGCCTTTCTCtttttggggtggggggggcttTGCATGATTATCTGCCCTTGTTGCTGTCTTTGCTGACCTGGTATAGATGCAGTCAAGTGCTGTGATTCATTTATGATGTTTTTGCAGGTCACTCTGTACTGTTAAATGGGACCTTTGCTCAGAAagcacatgtttttgtttgtccaccTAGCCACTAGGGCCTTGGTAGGGCTGTTTTTGCCTCACTCTGTTTGGAGGTCTTGTTTGCACAGAGTGCCCAGAGAACACCCTCTGTCTGCCTGGCACAACCTTTAGCCAGAAAGGCAGGAGACTCATCCTTTGTCACTCAATGACCCTCTTTGTCATTCCCTCTATTTGTTATAGCTCTCTGTGCTAACATATGCATgaaacatacaaacatgtttttctgtctcatgCATCCACACTGTATCTTCAACAATTTGCTCAACAGCAACATATGTTAGTAAATGTCAGTTAAGCTTGATTAACTTCATAACATGGCTTGTTCAGTATGATCTTAGTGTACAGACTAATGACTTGAAGGGTTTTTTTCTACCTTCTCCAGCTCTCCAGTTGCCTTGGTTTCTGTAAGCAGGCAGTTGGGCGGCTTTCCACCGTGTTAAAAGAGTTTCACCGTCCTGAGCTGAGGAATATTAAACATGACTGTGGCCAATGCAAAGTCTGGCAAAGGTAAGCTGTCAATACAAAGCTCAAAGACAAAGTCCTAACTTGTCTTTTGCACAGAACTGTTGCTGTGTGCCACATTTGACAGCTTATTACCATTTGAATGGTTCTGTGCCCACTACCCAGGGATGTGTGGGTGGTTTTGCAGCCGCCTCTGAACTTTCACATTTGTTCCTCAATAACCacacataacaaaaaacaacaaatttgcCACATGATGTACTTGCAAAACAAGGTTTTGGCTCAAATAGTGACTGCATTTCTGCCTTCTTCTGATTCAAGttgtaaaatatgcaaatggACTGCTTATtctttgaaataaagaaaaaagaatgccGTACAAACCAAATTTAATGGAAAGGTGATAATTGGATTTTATTGAAATTATGAGGACTAAAATCATTGAATATGAAATGACTTGCTGTATTTGTCAGGATTTGCGCTTCAGTTTCTTGCAGTGTGCTCTCAGTCTCTACAAGGCAGATCTGTTAGAGAACAATTCCTTTGTGACTCTGTGTGCGtgcttgttgctgctgcaggGGAAATAAGGGATGTTCTCTGTAAATTGGCCCATTGATAGACTGTCCACTATTGTTCTTGCCTTGTAAGCTCTTATTACAGTCAcattgttagtttgttttttcattggcttagaatttcatttttttattttactggcTGTGTGCTTTGTCACTAACTTATCGGCTTGCATTCGCAAAGCAGTAACACTCTAGCTCA
It encodes:
- the LOC129109179 gene encoding peptide YY-like; the protein is MSRSILALCLLACFHSGTSAYPVKPASPREGAPPEELAKYYSALRHYINLITRQRYGKRDTPDTVFSDVFMTESAESIPGSNYVRYDGLPLW